The Lycium ferocissimum isolate CSIRO_LF1 unplaced genomic scaffold, AGI_CSIRO_Lferr_CH_V1 ctg984, whole genome shotgun sequence genome has a segment encoding these proteins:
- the LOC132046207 gene encoding factor of DNA methylation 4-like isoform X2 translates to MSMSSEEETDISESEMEEYADTWYQRLKEGYGKEKISGKVYQCPFCSGKKKQAYSFQDLVQHSLGVSKGSQHRKVNDKAKHLGLTKYLNNDLLSKDKLPTSDEMETDQLQPTHDGNDVDEKYAFPWMGIVANLPIDFDGRRYVGKSGSLLRDDLKKKGFNPVRVHPLWNYKGHSGKAVVEFGNDWSGFANAIKFQKSFESQHQGKKDYLVSQDKRDKLYCWVAKADDFNSEGIVGDYLRKTGDLKSISDIEAEEKRKTGALVSNLVNTVEAKRRSLEEIESKCNETSMCLSNVMMQRDAMIQEYNEDLQSMEKNARDQLEKVLKDHEKSKLYLEEQSKELELREKELVEREALNDNQRQELHLLKQMNERAAMEQKRVDECVLRLAEEQKKVKETLRQQNMELQKKLDLKQALELEIERLTGAMQVTKHMGEGQDGEKKLEEIEESLNEKKEELEDLEALNQALVVKEQKANVELKDAKKELIDGMKQYSSRALIGVKRMGELEIKRFQEITKRKFLGKDADLKPAQLYSIWEHHLRDPNWHPFKDVTSENGSQVL, encoded by the exons ATGTCCATGTCATCTGAAGAGGAAACTGATATTAGTGAGTCAGAGATGGAAGAATATGCTGATACATGGTATCAAAGATTAAAGGAGGGTTATGGGAAGGAAAAGATTTCTGGTAAAGTTTACCAATGTCCATTCTGTTCTGGGAAAAAGAAACAGGCCTACAGTTTCCAGGATCTTGTCCAACATTCTTTAGGAGTGAGCAAAGGCTCACAACACAGGAAAGTAAACGATAAAGCAAAGCATTTAGGTCTTACAAAGTACTTGAATAATGATCTGCTGAGTAAAGATAAACTTCCAACATCTGATGAAATGGAAACTGATCAATTACAGCCAACACATGATGGGAATGATGTTGATGAGAAATATGCATTTCCTTGGATGGGAATTGTAGCAAATCTTCCCATTGATTTCGACGGTCGGCGTTATGTGGGAAAGAGTGGCTCATTGCTCAGGgatgatttgaaaaagaaagggtTTAATCCAGTGAGGGTACATCCGTTGTGGAACTATAAGGGTCATTCAGGGAAAGCCGTGGTCGAATTTGGAAATGATTGGAGTGGTTTTGCTAATGCAATTAAGTTTCAGAAGAGCTTTGAATCACAACATCAAGGGAAGAAGGACTATTTAGTTTCACAAGATAAGAGAGATAAGTTATATTGTTGGGTTGCAAAGGCCGATGATTTCAACTCAGAAGGTATAGTTGGTGATTATCTGCGAAAAACTGGAGATCTGAAATCCATCTCAGATATTGAGGCAGAAGAGAAGCGCAAAACTGGTGCGCTTGTCTCTAATCTGGTTAACACAGTCGAGGCGAAACGTAGGAGCCTCGAGGAGATAGAGAGCAAATGCAATGAAACTTCCATGTGCTTGAGCAACGTGATGATGCAAAGGGATGCAATGATCCAAGAATATAATGAAG ACCTACAAAGTATGGAAAAGAATGCCCGTGATCAACTTGAAAAGGTGTTGAAGGATCATGAGAAAAGTAAATTGTATTTAGAAGAACAAAGCAAAGAACTTGAGTTGCGTGAAAAGGAGTTGGTGGAAAGGGAAGCCCTCAATGATAATCAGAGACAAGAGCTTCATTTGTTGAAGCAAATG AATGAGAGAGCAGCAATGGAGCAAAAGAGGGTTGATGAATGTGTATTACGTTTGGCAGAAGAACAGAAG AAGGTGAAAGAAACTCTCCGTCAGCAAAACATGGAGCTGCAAAAGAAACTCGACTTAAAGCAAGCGCTAGAACTGGAGATAGAACGTCTCACAGGGGCTATGCAAGTAACGAAACACATGGGAGAAGGCCAAGATGGGGAGAAAAAATTAGAAGAGATTGAAGAGAGCCTAaatgagaaaaaggaagaaCTAGAAGATCTTGAAGCTCTGAATCAAGCTCTAGTTGTTAAGGAGCAAAAGGCAAATGTTGAGTTAAAAGATGCCAAGAAGGAGTTGATCGAC GGAATGAAGCAGTACTCTTCTCGAGCTTTAATCGGTGTCAAGAGAATGGGAGaacttgaaattaaaagatttcAGGAGATAACAAAGAGAAAATTCCTCGGAAAAGATGCAGATCTGAAACCTGCTCAGTTGTACTCAATCTGGGAGCATCATCTTAGGGATCCCAATTGGCATCCCTTTAAAGATGTAACCAGTGAAAATGGTTCCCAGGTATTATAG
- the LOC132046207 gene encoding protein INVOLVED IN DE NOVO 2-like isoform X1, with translation MSMSSEEETDISESEMEEYADTWYQRLKEGYGKEKISGKVYQCPFCSGKKKQAYSFQDLVQHSLGVSKGSQHRKVNDKAKHLGLTKYLNNDLLSKDKLPTSDEMETDQLQPTHDGNDVDEKYAFPWMGIVANLPIDFDGRRYVGKSGSLLRDDLKKKGFNPVRVHPLWNYKGHSGKAVVEFGNDWSGFANAIKFQKSFESQHQGKKDYLVSQDKRDKLYCWVAKADDFNSEGIVGDYLRKTGDLKSISDIEAEEKRKTGALVSNLVNTVEAKRRSLEEIESKCNETSMCLSNVMMQRDAMIQEYNEDLQSMEKNARDQLEKVLKDHEKSKLYLEEQSKELELREKELVEREALNDNQRQELHLLKQMNERAAMEQKRVDECVLRLAEEQKKVKETLRQQNMELQKKLDLKQALELEIERLTGAMQVTKHMGEGQDGEKKLEEIEESLNEKKEELEDLEALNQALVVKEQKANVELKDAKKELIDGMKQYSSRALIGVKRMGELDIKKFQEITKRKFLGKDADFQAAQMCSIWEHHLKDSNWYPFKDVTSENGSKEIIIDDNDERLNRLKNEFGEAAYELLTTALMEMNENPSNGRCITTELWNYKLGRKATLSEGITYALQKLKASKAKKR, from the exons ATGTCCATGTCATCTGAAGAGGAAACTGATATTAGTGAGTCAGAGATGGAAGAATATGCTGATACATGGTATCAAAGATTAAAGGAGGGTTATGGGAAGGAAAAGATTTCTGGTAAAGTTTACCAATGTCCATTCTGTTCTGGGAAAAAGAAACAGGCCTACAGTTTCCAGGATCTTGTCCAACATTCTTTAGGAGTGAGCAAAGGCTCACAACACAGGAAAGTAAACGATAAAGCAAAGCATTTAGGTCTTACAAAGTACTTGAATAATGATCTGCTGAGTAAAGATAAACTTCCAACATCTGATGAAATGGAAACTGATCAATTACAGCCAACACATGATGGGAATGATGTTGATGAGAAATATGCATTTCCTTGGATGGGAATTGTAGCAAATCTTCCCATTGATTTCGACGGTCGGCGTTATGTGGGAAAGAGTGGCTCATTGCTCAGGgatgatttgaaaaagaaagggtTTAATCCAGTGAGGGTACATCCGTTGTGGAACTATAAGGGTCATTCAGGGAAAGCCGTGGTCGAATTTGGAAATGATTGGAGTGGTTTTGCTAATGCAATTAAGTTTCAGAAGAGCTTTGAATCACAACATCAAGGGAAGAAGGACTATTTAGTTTCACAAGATAAGAGAGATAAGTTATATTGTTGGGTTGCAAAGGCCGATGATTTCAACTCAGAAGGTATAGTTGGTGATTATCTGCGAAAAACTGGAGATCTGAAATCCATCTCAGATATTGAGGCAGAAGAGAAGCGCAAAACTGGTGCGCTTGTCTCTAATCTGGTTAACACAGTCGAGGCGAAACGTAGGAGCCTCGAGGAGATAGAGAGCAAATGCAATGAAACTTCCATGTGCTTGAGCAACGTGATGATGCAAAGGGATGCAATGATCCAAGAATATAATGAAG ACCTACAAAGTATGGAAAAGAATGCCCGTGATCAACTTGAAAAGGTGTTGAAGGATCATGAGAAAAGTAAATTGTATTTAGAAGAACAAAGCAAAGAACTTGAGTTGCGTGAAAAGGAGTTGGTGGAAAGGGAAGCCCTCAATGATAATCAGAGACAAGAGCTTCATTTGTTGAAGCAAATG AATGAGAGAGCAGCAATGGAGCAAAAGAGGGTTGATGAATGTGTATTACGTTTGGCAGAAGAACAGAAG AAGGTGAAAGAAACTCTCCGTCAGCAAAACATGGAGCTGCAAAAGAAACTCGACTTAAAGCAAGCGCTAGAACTGGAGATAGAACGTCTCACAGGGGCTATGCAAGTAACGAAACACATGGGAGAAGGCCAAGATGGGGAGAAAAAATTAGAAGAGATTGAAGAGAGCCTAaatgagaaaaaggaagaaCTAGAAGATCTTGAAGCTCTGAATCAAGCTCTAGTTGTTAAGGAGCAAAAGGCAAATGTTGAGTTAAAAGATGCCAAGAAGGAGTTGATCGAC GGAATGAAGCAGTACTCTTCTCGAGCTTTAATTGGTGTCAAGAGAATGGGAGAACTTGATATTAAAAAATTTCAGGAGATAACAAAGAGAAAATTCCTTGGAAAAGATGCAGATTTTCAAGCTGCTCAGATGTGCTCAATCTGGGAGCATCATCTTAaggattccaattggtatcccTTTAAAGATGTAACCAGTGAAAATGGTTCCAAG GAAATCATcattgatgataatgatgaaagGCTGAACAGATTGAAGAATGAGTTTGGAGAAGCGGCTTATGAATTGTTAACTACTGCTTTGATGGAGATGAATGAAAATCCCAGTAATGGTAGATGCATAACAACAGAATTGTGGAACTATAAACTAGGAAGGAAAGCTACCCTCAGCGAAGGAATAACATATGCTCTCCAGAAGTTGAAGGCCAGTAAAGCGAAAAAGCGTTGA